A window of the Brassica oleracea var. oleracea cultivar TO1000 chromosome C1, BOL, whole genome shotgun sequence genome harbors these coding sequences:
- the LOC106322779 gene encoding NAC transcription factor 56-like, giving the protein MESTDSSGGPPPPQPNLPPGFRFHPTDEELVVHYLKRKAASAPLPVSIIADVDLYKFDPWELPAKASFGEQEWYFFSPRDRKYPNGARPNRAATSGYWKATGTDKPVLASDGNQKVGVKKALVFYSGKPPKGVKSDWIMHEYRLIDNKPNNRPPGCDYGNKKNSLRLDDWVLCRIYKKNNAGRHVDNDKDHDMIDYIFRKIPSGLNHSVSRSMNFFPGRFSGGYGMFSDGDPGLYDGSGMMCSNGADAVDLNVCNGNPIADVVGYGLNPVSSSGPMMMMANLKRALPVPYWTVADEEQEVSPSKRFHGVGGGGDCSNMSSSMVEEPPPLMQQQGGVLGDGLFRTTSYQLPGLNWYSS; this is encoded by the exons ATGGAGAGTACAGATTCTTCCGGTGGTCCTCCGCCGCCGCAGCCTAACCTTCCTCCAGGATTCCGTTTTCATCCAACCGATGAAGAGCTCGTCGTTCACTACCTTAAACGCAAAGCCGCCTCCGCTCCTTTGCCTGTCTCCATCATCGCTGACGTCGATCTCTACAAGTTCGATCCATGGGAACTTCCTG CTAAGGCATCGTTTGGAGAGCAGGAATGGTACTTTTTCAGTCCTAGGGATCGGAAGTATCCGAACGGAGCGAGGCCAAACAGAGCAGCAACGTCTGGTTACTGGAAAGCTACGGGTACGGATAAACCGGTGCTTGCCTCAGACGGGAACCAAAAGGTCGGCGTGAAGAAGGCACTAGTCTTTTACAGTGGCAAACCACCAAAAGGTGTTAAAAGCGACTGGATCATGCATGAGTACCGTCTCATCGACAACAAACCAAACAACAGACCACCAGGATGTGATTACGGCAACAAGAAAAACTCCCTAAGG CTTGACGACTGGGTGCTATGTCGAATCTACAAGAAGAACAACGCGGGACGACACGTTGATAACGATAAGGATCATGATATGATCGACTACATCTTCAGGAAAATCCCTTCAGGACTCAACCACAGTGTCTCAAGATCAATGAACTTCTTCCCGGGAAGATTCTCCGGTGGTTACGGGATGTTCTCCGACGGTGATCCCGGTTTGTACGACGGAAGCGGCATGATGTGCAGCAACGGAGCCGATGCAGTCGATCTCAATGTCTGTAATGGTAATCCCATTGCCGACGTTGTTGGTTACGGTTTGAACCCTGTTTCTTCCTCTGGACCGATGATGATGATGGCGAATCTGAAACGAGCTCTTCCGGTTCCGTATTGGACTGTAGCGGATGAAGAGCAGGAAGTATCTCCGAGCAAACGGTTTCACGGCGTCGGAGGAGGAGGAGACTGTTCGAACATGTCTTCATCGATGGTGGAGGAGCCACCACCACTCATGCAGCAGCAAGGTGGTGTGTTAGGGGATGGATTATTCAGGACGACGTCGTACCAACTACCTGGTTTAAATTGGTACTCATCTTAA